The genomic window GGCGCGAAAGTGCTGCACCCGATGACGATTTATCCCGCCGTGCGGCTCGGCATTCCGGTCTTCGTCCTGAACTCGCGTCGGCCCGAAGGGAAGGGGACGCTCATCACCTTCGATGCTCCGCGGCGGCCGGTGACGGCAATCGCGGGCAAGAGCGGCGTCACTCTCATCAGGCTGCGCACGCCACGAATGCTTCTCACGGAAGGCTTTCTGCGCACGACGTTCGATGTCTTTCATCGTCATCGCACATCGGTGGATGTCGTCGCCACGTCGGAGGTCTCCGTGTCCCTCACCATCGATGATGCCTCACGACTCGACGCGCTGCTTCCCGATTTGCGCGAGCTCGGTGACGTCGCGATCGAACGCAATCGCGGAATCGTCGCCGTGGTCGGCGCCGAGCTGAGCGCAGGAGGCGCGCATATGGCGCGGGCGCTCCAGGCCGTGCACGATACGCCGATTCACATGCTCTCATTGAGTGCCACCGGCATCAATCTCACGATCGTCGTTGACGCGGAGCAGGTCACGCCGGTGATGCGACGTCTCCACGATGAGTTTTTCGGCGAGGCCGCGTCGGCATGAACGCACGCCGCAAGCTGGCGCTCATCGGTATGGGAAAGATGGGCCGCGTGATCGAGCAGCTCGCGTCTGAGCGCGGTTGGGAGGTCGTCGCCCGAATCGGCGCCGACACGAATCGCGATGGCGCCGGGGTGACTCGCGCTTTACTGAAGAGTGCCGACGTCGCGATCGAGTTTACGACGCCGAAGGCGGCAGGGGCGAATATTCGAGCGGCGGTCGCGGCTCGATGTCCGATCGTGGTCGGCACAACGGGCTGGTTCGGCGAGCTCCCGGCGCTCTCGGAGTGGGTCGCGCAGCGTGGGGGCGCGCTCCTCACCGCGGCGAACTTTTCACTCGGCGTCAACGCGTTCGAGCAGATCGTCGCGGTCGCTTCGCGTTTGCTGAGTAGCGTCGCAGGCTTCGACGCGCACCTCGTCGAAACGCATCACGCGGCAAAGAAGGATGCGCCGTCTGGCACCGCGATCACGCTGCGCGCGGCGGCCGCTCGCACCTGGCCGCGAGAAATTCCAATCACGAGCATTCGGATCGGATCGGTGCCGGGCACGCACGAGCTTGTGTTCGACGCTCCGTTCGAAACCGTGACGCTGGCACACGTCGCGCGCGACCGGCGAGTGTTCGCCGAGGGCGCCCTGGTTGCGGCGGCCTGGCTCATCGGGCGAACGGGCGTGTTCACGATGCGTGACGTGCTCGACGGCGGACACTCGCGCGCGGGAGAAACATGACGACGCGACTGACAGGCTGTGGGACGGCGCTCGTAACGCCCTTTGCGCGCGACGGCTCGATCGACGAGCGGGCGCTGCGGTCGCTTGTCGACTGGCAGCTCGCCGAAGGCGTACATTTCCTCGTACCCTGCGGCAGCACGGGCGAAGCGGCAACGATGACGCCCGATGAACAACGACGTGTGATCGAGATCGTGGTCGAGGTGGCGAGAGGCCGTGTCCCGATCATCGCTGGAGCGGCATCGAACGATACGCAGCGCGCGATCGCTCTCTCCAAGGGAGCGAAGGCAGCCGGTGCGAGCCACCTCCTGCACACGTCGCCGATGTACAACAAGCCGCCGCAACGTGGAATCGTTGCGCATTATCGTGCCATTGCCGACGCCGTCGATCTCCCGATCGTCGTGTACAACATACCCGGTCGCACGGGGAGCAATGTCGAGGCAAAGACGACGCTCGCGCTCGCGGCGACGCCTGGGATCGTCGCGGTGAAGGAAGCGTCCGGCAATCTTGGACAGATCACGGACATTCTTCGCGATCGGCCGCCGGGATTCAGCGTCCTCTCGGGCGACGACGAGATGACCCTTGCCGTGATGGCGGCCGGCGGCGACGGCATCGTCTCGGTCGTCTCCAACGCCACGCCCCGTCTGATGCGCGAGCTGTGTGAATGCATGCTCGTGGGTAACATCGCCGACGCGCGCGAACGACATTTTCGTTTGCTCCCGTGGATGCGGGCGGCGTTCGTCGAGTCGAATCCGTTGCCGGTGAAGGCGGCGCTCGCGATGATGCGAAAGATCGAAAATGTGCTGCGTCTGCCGCTCGTGCCGATGGACGAGAAGCATGCGGGGAGCGTTCGTGGAGCGCTCGCGGCGGCGGGAGTCGCGATGTGAGCAAAGCATCAACGAGCCACGACCTGCTCGCTCGTCGCATCGCCGAGCTGAGCGCCGTCTCGAGCTCCGGCGCAATGCCTAACGACGCCGAGGAGGTCGTCGACGCGCTGCTGCGGGCGCTCGAGGCGGGTGACGTGCGCGCCGCCGAGCGAAGCGACCAGGGCGCGTGGCACGCGGTGTCCTGGGTGAAGCAAGGCATCCTGCTCGGCTTCCGCATCGGACAAGTCATCGACATGACGAGCTACGACGACCGAGGCGCGCCGGCGCGTTTCTTCTTCTTCGACAAGCATACGTATCCGCCGCACGGCTTCGATCTCACGGACGGCGTACGCATCGTGCCCGGCGGCTCGTCGATTCGCCGCGGAGCGTACCTCGCGCCTGGCGTCGTGTGTATGCCGCCGATGTACGTCAACGTCGGTGCGTACGTTGGCAAGAACACGATGGTC from Gemmatimonadaceae bacterium includes these protein-coding regions:
- a CDS encoding dihydrodipicolinate reductase C-terminal domain-containing protein; translation: MNARRKLALIGMGKMGRVIEQLASERGWEVVARIGADTNRDGAGVTRALLKSADVAIEFTTPKAAGANIRAAVAARCPIVVGTTGWFGELPALSEWVAQRGGALLTAANFSLGVNAFEQIVAVASRLLSSVAGFDAHLVETHHAAKKDAPSGTAITLRAAAARTWPREIPITSIRIGSVPGTHELVFDAPFETVTLAHVARDRRVFAEGALVAAAWLIGRTGVFTMRDVLDGGHSRAGET
- a CDS encoding 2,3,4,5-tetrahydropyridine-2,6-dicarboxylate N-succinyltransferase — protein: MSKASTSHDLLARRIAELSAVSSSGAMPNDAEEVVDALLRALEAGDVRAAERSDQGAWHAVSWVKQGILLGFRIGQVIDMTSYDDRGAPARFFFFDKHTYPPHGFDLTDGVRIVPGGSSIRRGAYLAPGVVCMPPMYVNVGAYVGKNTMVDSHALVGSCAQIGERVHLSAAAQIGGVLEPVSATPVVIEDDVLVGGNCGVYEGTIVRERAVLAAGVILTRGTPVFDLVRETVYRGDAHQALEIPAGAVVVPGARQIRGEWAAREGLSLQTPVIVKYRDEQTDLATTLEEWLR
- the dapA gene encoding 4-hydroxy-tetrahydrodipicolinate synthase → MTTRLTGCGTALVTPFARDGSIDERALRSLVDWQLAEGVHFLVPCGSTGEAATMTPDEQRRVIEIVVEVARGRVPIIAGAASNDTQRAIALSKGAKAAGASHLLHTSPMYNKPPQRGIVAHYRAIADAVDLPIVVYNIPGRTGSNVEAKTTLALAATPGIVAVKEASGNLGQITDILRDRPPGFSVLSGDDEMTLAVMAAGGDGIVSVVSNATPRLMRELCECMLVGNIADARERHFRLLPWMRAAFVESNPLPVKAALAMMRKIENVLRLPLVPMDEKHAGSVRGALAAAGVAM